One genomic region from Magallana gigas chromosome 3, xbMagGiga1.1, whole genome shotgun sequence encodes:
- the LOC136273890 gene encoding histone H2B: protein MPPKVGSKGAKKAATKAKAQRTGDKKKRRRRRESYAIYIYKVLKQVHPDTGVSSKAMSIMNSFVNDIFERIAAEASRLAHYNKRSTITSREIQTAVRLLLPGELAKHAVSEGTKAVTKYTSSK, encoded by the coding sequence ATGCCACCCAAAGTCGGATCTAAAGGAGCTAAGAAAGCCGCCACCAAGGCCAAGGCCCAGAGAACTGGGGACAAGAAAAAGCGCAGGAGGAGGAGGGAATCCTACGCTATCTACATCTACAAAGTCCTGAAGCAGGTGCACCCTGACACTGGAGTTTCCAGCAAGGCCATGAGCATCATGAATTCTTTCGTCAATGACATCTTCGAGAGAATCGCCGCCGAGGCTTCCCGCCTGGCCCACTACAACAAACGCTCAACCATCACCAGCAGAGAAATCCAGACTGCAGTCCGTCTTCTCCTGCCCGGTGAATTGGCCAAGCACGCTGTCTCTGAAGGCACCAAGGCTGTCACCAAGTACACCAGCAGCAAGTAA